AACCAAATTCTATTAATAATTATAAGCGATGGTAATTCTTTGCCCCTCTAGCAGGGGCTTTTTTGTTTGCCCAGCGAAGCTGGCAAACCCATTAGGCTGAAAGAAGCCTAAATCACCCTGATTGAGGGGAAGATAATCCGAATCGCAAGGGCGTTGCTGGCCAACGGCAGGGTTTGAAGGAAGCGATAGGAAGTTAACAGTACACAACGAAAGTGAACCTGATTCGGCAATTTAGGTGGGTAAGCGTGCAAAATAGCGTGAAGCCCGATACTCAATCAGACCTAGATTGTGCTTGAGGGTGGCATTGTTAACAGGGGGCCAGTGCAGTAACTGGGGAAGCCTGACATCACATCCGAGCAAACGTCGGAAGCATAAACTCAAGGCGAGAGCCAAGATCTATGTTGGTGCGAGGTGGCAGATGAATCCGTAGTAGTGAGTAAAGCTCGGCCGGTGAAGCCCAGTAATGGTGTGGAGGATAAAACTGAGCTGACCATCAGTAACACGTCTGATGGGACAACATTTTGCCAAAAGCAATCTGGTGTTGCGAAGGGATGAAGTACATTTTAAGTCTGTGATGAGCAGATGTTTTTTTTTCAGTGGTATACAAGTTGATTAGCTATCGAGGTATTCCGTCTCGGTCTTTGTGAAAGCAAAGCACTGAAGCGAGAAACCGTACAAGGGAGTAACTCTGACTCACTCTAGTAAATTGCCATTGAGCTAGAAGGCTAGAGAGTGGAGTGAAATACACCAACACTGTGAGAGAGCATTTGTCCCCACACGGCACACAATCTAAAGGAAAAAGTTGAGAGTTTACTACAGTTTATATGGTCACTTGCTCCACAAAGAGCGACTCTATAAAGGATTTAAAAAAGTGTGGAAAGCGAAAGGCGCGGCCGGAATAGATAGGCAGAGCCTAAGCGACTACGCCCAAAATCTGAGTGATAACCTAGATCAACTTCTTCTGGAACTCAAAACCAAGCGATACACCCCTCAACCCGTCAGACGGGTAGAAATACCGAAAGATGATGGTGGGGTGCGATTACTTGGGATCCCAACAGTACGGGATAGAGTTGTCCAACAAGCTCTAAATGATCTATTAACCCCAATCTTCGAAGAGCAGTTTCACCCATCCAGCTTTGGGTATAGACTGAATCGAAGTTGTCACGATGCTATAAACAAAGCGACGATGTTCATCCGTCGATACGGAATGCAACACGTCGTAGATATGGACTTATCGAAGTGCTTCGATAAGCTCGATCATGAGCTTATTCTAAAAAGCATTAAGAAACGAGTCACAGACAGTAGCGTACTGGAGCTCATCAAACAGTTCCTGAAAAGTGGCGTAATGGTTGATGGAGAGTGGCAGCATACCGAGATAGGTAGTCCGCAAGGTGGAGTAATAAGCCCACTGATAGCGAACATCTATCTGGATGCGTTTGATCAAGAGATGCGAAAGCGAGGACATCGAATAGTCCGTTATGCCGACGACATACTGATCTTCTGTCGCAGCCGTAAAGGTGCAGAAAATGCGCAAGTACAGGCAACGAAGGTCCTGGAAAAACAGCTCAAGTTAACGGTGAACGAAACCAAATCACACATAGCGCACAGCGGCGAAGGTGTGAAATTCCTTGGAATAGAAATCGGTAGCCATTATAGCCGTATTCAGCCAAAGAAAATGTCGACGTTCAAAGGAAAGTTGAAGCGAGTGACAAGACGCAATGGCGGTAAGCCATTGTTAGAAGTCATTAAACAACTGAATCCACTTCTGAGAGGGTTCAGCCAGTACTTTCGAATAGCGAATGCGAACAGGGAGTTTAAGAAACTGGCCGCGTGGTTAAGGCGAAGACTTCGCAGCGTCCAATTACGATTATGGAAAAAACCGACCCGACTCCACCGCAGGCTAAGACAGCTAGGTTACGAAGGGTCATTCAGGTATATCTGTATGGATAGTTGGAGAAATGCTGCGAGTCCATTAGCCAGTTACTCGATGCCAAATCAATGGTTTAACGACCTTGGATTAGTGAATCTTGAACACGTTAGGACAGGATATGTGTTCAGCCATTATGCTGAATGGAAACGTGCATGAGCCGTATACGAGGTCCGTACGTACGGTTCTGTGAGAGGGATGAGGCGGAGACGCCTCACCCTACTCGATGTACCTGTAGAAAAGAGAAACCTCCAATAGGCAGCGTTCAGCTTTTTGATAGCAATGTATCCAAATAAGTAACTCTTGTTACTGACTTTGAGGTTATTTTGTTGATCTTATGTTGTGTTTTTAGCGAGTGCGTAACCCAAATAAAGCGATTACAGTTAGTAGCACGTTTGTTTCACCAAGATGGAAATAAAATGAAAGTACTCGTTCAATACATTCAAGCTGGTAAGTATAAAGACCAAGCATGGGAAGCGCTGACAATTAAAGTGAAAGGTGAGGTTCAAGCGGTCACCCCTTCATACGCAGTGCGACTGATAGAGCAAAATAAGGCCATTCTGGTTACCTCAGAAGATGAAGATATCATCATTCATGCCTAGCGTTTTTGTCGTTCTGGCTTGAAAAGCAACGTGAAGCGAAAGGTTTAGAATAGTATAGAAAGTGTCGATTGGGCTTTCTCATCAACAAAAAAGTGCGCCAATCTGCATTGGCGCACTTTTGTCATTTAGGTCATGTTATTCACACGACTATGTTCTGCCTTAGTTTATGGCCTGGTTGGATTTATCGTCATCGGCTCAAATGTAGCGACGGCGTTGCCGCCTGCTCCTAGATCTAGTGAGGACACACACCTAAAGTAATAAAGCCGGAGCTACAACGGTGGTTGTCTAAATCGAAGAATGGAGTGTATGTCCTTTTAATGCGTTCATTCTCTAGGTATGTACCTAAAATATTGCCTTTTTTTGACCATTTTTTGCTTAACTGAGCTTCCCTTGCTTTCTGATTGCTGTCACGAGAATAGCTGTTCAGCTCACCATGAGCTTGCCACGCTACACTACTGCACATACTTAAGCTTCGTAGCTCATCTGCGACTTACAAAAGATCAGAAGCTTGTGTTACTCCTGACGCGACAGCGCATAACAGAAGAAGGGTATGTTTTAAATTATTCCTAAAACTAGTCGCTAATAAATACAGGTATCGTCAATTGTAAGTACGACATGATATCATATTGGGCGCATTAGTAGGTGAGTCGGTACATAGCGCCTTGCTAAGGTGCGGCTAAATCGACGAAAATCAAGCTAGGCCACTGTAATCACTAAACTTAACCGAACCAAAAATGCCCAAAGTTAGCCATCACTCTTGAGAATTTGGTTATGTAACGTTATCGACTGAGTCACAACCCTTGTTACTTACATTTCTAGTAGTTAATAACTTTTATATCGAATATAATTCATAAAAAGGACACCATATTGGACACCACTAGGGAACAACATATATATTGTTATAGGGCAAGCATGCCTAGCAGGTAAACATGAACATAATCAAATCAATTTCAACAACTATCGTTGTTATCCTGTCAATTACTCTCTCGACTCCTATCCACGCGAAGAGCCAGAATTTTGATAAATGTGGTTACATTGAGCAAGTGCGCTCTACTAGCAATGCTCTATTTATTAACCTCGATGGTAAATACCCTGTACAAAGGTTAACAGGTGTAATGTTTAAATTTTCAGCATCTGATGCTTATTGCATGAAACAGTATATTGGTGATTATGCTTGCTTTACCGGCGACATCACTTACTACAAGGGAAAACCACAAATTGTCATCAATGATATTGACCAAATAGAGATTCCCCACTAATACACCGTAAGAACGTAGTAGGTAGCATTGTAGTGGCATAGTTAATTTGGCCACCTGATTAGAGGTGTTAAAGTACACCTCCTACACAACAGGTGACACTATGAACAAACGTACAAGAAGAACTTATAGTTCAAACCTACC
This DNA window, taken from Vibrio tapetis subsp. tapetis, encodes the following:
- the ltrA gene encoding group II intron reverse transcriptase/maturase gives rise to the protein MRVYYSLYGHLLHKERLYKGFKKVWKAKGAAGIDRQSLSDYAQNLSDNLDQLLLELKTKRYTPQPVRRVEIPKDDGGVRLLGIPTVRDRVVQQALNDLLTPIFEEQFHPSSFGYRLNRSCHDAINKATMFIRRYGMQHVVDMDLSKCFDKLDHELILKSIKKRVTDSSVLELIKQFLKSGVMVDGEWQHTEIGSPQGGVISPLIANIYLDAFDQEMRKRGHRIVRYADDILIFCRSRKGAENAQVQATKVLEKQLKLTVNETKSHIAHSGEGVKFLGIEIGSHYSRIQPKKMSTFKGKLKRVTRRNGGKPLLEVIKQLNPLLRGFSQYFRIANANREFKKLAAWLRRRLRSVQLRLWKKPTRLHRRLRQLGYEGSFRYICMDSWRNAASPLASYSMPNQWFNDLGLVNLEHVRTGYVFSHYAEWKRA